The proteins below are encoded in one region of Brassica napus cultivar Da-Ae chromosome A6, Da-Ae, whole genome shotgun sequence:
- the BNAA06G39030D gene encoding uncharacterized protein BNAA06G39030D: MGSMGQKVKWSWSSALIGAASAAAATSLLSAKPKDPTFHLISIDLTSLKLNLPVLDAELMLTVHVTNPNIAAIHYSSTTMSILYDGTVLGTAEVKAGSQPARSCQLLRLPARLDGMELAHHARKFFADVAKREMKLEAKLDIEGAAKVLWWDHSFRVHVDSFVTVDPVFLDIIGQENRSQMDLLLA, encoded by the coding sequence ATGGGTTCCATGGGCCAAAAGGTAAAATGGAGCTGGAGCTCAGCCTTAATCGGAGCAGCATCTGCCGCAGCAGCAACTTCTCTCCTCAGCGCCAAGCCAAAGGATCCAACTTTCCACCTTATCTCCATAGACCTAACCTCACTCAAACTCAACCTCCCAGTCCTCGACGCTGAATTAATGCTCACCGTACACGTCACAAACCCTAACATCGCAGCCATCCATTACTCCTCCACAACGATGTCGATTCTATACGACGGCACGGTCCTTGGCACGGCGGAGGTCAAAGCTGGTTCGCAGCCGGCGAGATCGTGTCAGCTTCTTAGGTTACCGGCGCGTCTCGACGGGATGGAGCTTGCGCATCACGCGCGGAAGTTCTTTGCTGACGTGGCGAAGAGGGAGATGAAGCTTGAGGCTAAGCTTGATATCGAAGGAGCGGCTAAGGTTTTGTGGTGGGACCATAGTTTTAGGGTGCACGTGGATAGTTTTGTTACTGTTGATCCGGTCTTTCTCGATATTATTGGTCAAGAGAATAGATCTCAGATGGATTTGCTTCTtgcttaa
- the LOC106347678 gene encoding ALBINO3-like protein 3, mitochondrial produces the protein MAYRRVLLSHLSRSRHSCSSSLSPPHHVSSAPSMALGLFQSRLFSSPTDLGSGLDLGQEMIGATAASHDILTRHVISLLDSYHDLTGLPWWVVIATSTVAFRTALLPILILQRKQTKTISHFLPKLPPFWPPKGSGRSVVQQLMLFRSERKALGCPSFFWIPAYFSIQISCFFLWITSIRRMSLDHHPGFDTGGALWFQNLTEIPNGLYGPLFPFLIAGLHYTNTQITFSASSVHKVDKFAQLAKTYKIFLNFLTFALYFLAFQMPQGSLLYWSTNLSFSIAQQSIIKHPVVSAKLGLQGDDTVQKEAGNPILTNIEEAKLTDPSSKGRMISGHDLTPKELVALSAKYLSGGQKEKSIPLLRLALEKDPEYLQAMVILGQALYQKEQFAEAAKYLERAASKLIDACPTEVEEVDLLIVASQWAGVSNIRQGKTSEGITHLERVANMEEPDDPKSKAHYLDALVLYSSAIFNEGRREEAAKCLRRVVAYDPSFQELLKQCEEEDDSIPSADSTSTSNSTHKHS, from the exons ATGGCATATCGAAGGGTTTTACTCTCTCACCTCAGCCGTTCACGCCACTCTTgttcctcttctctctctcctcctcacCATGTCTCCTCGGCACCTTCGATGGCGCTTGGTCTTTTCCAATCGCGGCTGTTTTCCAGTCCCACGGACCTGGGCAGTGGATTAGACTTGGGGCAGGAAATGATCGGAGCTACTGCGGCTAGCCATGATATATTGACCCGACATGTGATCTCGCTGCTTGATTCATACCACGACCTCACTGGGTTGCCCTG GTGGGTCGTGATTGCTACGTCTACGGTGGCTTTCAGAACGGCTTTGCTTCCTATCCTCATTTTGCAGCGGAAGCAAACAAAAACCATTTCACACTTCTTACCCAAGT TACCGCCTTTTTGGCCTCCAAAGGGTTCAGGAAGGAGTGTTGTACAACAGTTGATGCTCTTTCGGTCTGAAAGGAAAGCTCTCGGCTGCCCTTCCTTCTTTTGGATTCCTGCTTATTTCTCCATCCAG ATCTCATGTTTTTTCTTGTGGATAACTAGCATTAGAAGAATGTCACTTGATCATCATCCTGGCTTTGATACG GGTGGGGCTTTATGGTTCCAGAATTTGACTGAAATTCCAAACGGTCTTTATGGTCCACTTTTCCCCTTTTTGATTGCTGGTTTGCATTACACCAACACTCAG ATCACTTTTTCAGCTTCTTCAGTTCACAAAGTTGATAAATTTGCGCAATTAGCAAAA ACTTACAAgatatttttgaactttttgaCATTTGCTCTTTATTTCCTTGCATTCCAAATGCCCCAG GGAAGTCTGCTTTACTGGTCTACCAATTTATCATTCAGCATAGCTCAG CAATCAATCATCAAACATCCTGTTGTAAGTGCTAAGTTGGGTCTACAAGGAGATGACACTGTGCAGAAAGAGGCCGGAAACCCTATACTAACAAATATAGAAGAAGCAAAACTCACTGATCCATCTTCGAAAGGACGCATGATCTCGGGGCATGATTTAACCCCTAAGGAGCTGGTTGCT CTTTCTGCCAAATACTTATCTGGAGGGCAAAAGGAAAAATCAATTCCTCTATTAAG aTTGGCATTAGAAAAAGATCCTGAATATCTTCAAGCTATGGTTATTCTTGGTCAGGCTTTATATCAGAAAGAACAGTTTGCTGAAGCTGCAAAATACTTAGAGCGGGCTGCTTCAAAG ctgattgatGCCTGTCCAACAGAAGTTGAAGAAGTCGATCTTTTGATTGTTGCATCACAATGGGCAGGTGTCTCCAATATACGCCAG GGGAAGACATCAGAGGGAATTACACACCTTGAAAGAGTAGCGAACATGGAAGAGCCTGATGATCCCAAGAGCAAAGCTCATTACTTAGACGCATTGGTGCTCtactcaag TGCTATTTTCAACGAAGGAAGGAGAGAGGAAGCAGCAAAGTGTTTGAGAAGAGTCGTGGCTTATGATCCATCGTTCCAAGAATTATTGAAACAATGCGAGGAAGAGGATGATAGCATTCCCAGTGCCGATTCCACTTCTACATCTAACTCTACACACAAACATTCataa